Proteins from a genomic interval of Niabella soli DSM 19437:
- the tamL gene encoding translocation and assembly module lipoprotein TamL, producing MIKNRSIYLLLFVVLAAACSTTRNLQPGQVLYTGPVMKLNPDTPAVKDQKTFQNELEARIRPLPNKKLLGWRYKLSFYNMVKEPKKKKGLKYWIKYKLGEPPVLMSQVKIVNNVNILRSYMSSKGFLQNNGSGEAVTEEKKGKVVYTIYSGPRYTINQVNFPNAGANELSAIIDSARGKTLVKTGAYYDLDKMKEERERIDNLLKERGYFYFNPDFLLFRADSTIGSNQVNLDLTIKNNTPLEALHPYYIRNIDIYPNYSLRRDSFIRKATPVVFKDYTIYDPARLYKPALFEHLIFFQKGARYNRTDHSLSLNRLVNIGTFRFVKAEFNPVDSVPGNDQLDLNFLLTSSKKNALSLSLTGTSKSNNFVGSEVKITHTNKNLFHGAEQLNLSLSGGFEKQFSGQPSGSASYSLGAQARLTVPRFVFFNAGTHNAYVPKTHFTIGSQLLNRSNYYTLLSGQGEIGYIWKGNEFNEHTLNPISISYIRTANTTDSFHRMLEQVPSLRNNFENQFIIGSNYTFTYTNQMQTARRNNFLFTGTAETAGNLINAFLKKDSDGVKRLFNTATNQFIRLEADFRDYYKINKGLIWANRVNIGYGIPYGNSSSLPYVRQFFAGGSNDIRAFRSRSLGPGTFNINANGLNLFADQGGDIKVMLNTELRAKLFSVIQGAAFIDAGNIWLAKEDTSRPGGQFRFSNVFSQMAVGGGLGLRVDAKIFIVRFDLATPFRKPYLPAGQRWVFDQINFGDSKWRKQNLIFNIGIGYPF from the coding sequence ATGATTAAAAACAGGTCGATATATCTTTTACTCTTTGTGGTGCTGGCGGCGGCCTGCAGTACTACCCGTAATTTACAACCCGGACAGGTGCTGTATACCGGCCCCGTTATGAAACTAAACCCCGATACACCGGCGGTGAAAGATCAGAAAACATTTCAGAATGAACTGGAAGCACGGATCAGGCCCCTGCCCAATAAAAAGCTTTTAGGATGGCGGTATAAATTATCCTTCTACAATATGGTGAAGGAGCCCAAAAAGAAAAAGGGTCTTAAATACTGGATCAAATACAAATTAGGAGAACCACCTGTGCTGATGAGCCAGGTAAAAATCGTCAATAATGTAAACATCCTGCGCAGCTATATGAGCAGCAAAGGGTTCCTGCAAAACAATGGTTCCGGCGAAGCCGTTACCGAAGAAAAAAAAGGGAAAGTCGTTTATACGATCTATTCCGGCCCCAGGTATACCATTAACCAGGTAAATTTCCCAAATGCTGGCGCCAACGAGCTCTCCGCCATTATCGATTCAGCCAGAGGCAAAACACTGGTAAAAACAGGAGCTTATTACGACCTGGATAAAATGAAGGAGGAACGGGAACGGATCGACAACCTGCTGAAAGAAAGAGGATACTTTTATTTCAACCCCGACTTTTTATTATTCCGGGCAGACAGTACCATTGGCAGCAACCAGGTCAACCTGGATCTGACAATAAAAAACAATACCCCCCTGGAGGCCCTGCATCCCTATTATATCCGGAACATTGATATCTATCCCAACTATTCGCTCCGCAGGGATTCCTTCATTCGAAAAGCAACACCTGTTGTCTTCAAGGATTATACCATCTATGATCCGGCACGGCTATATAAACCCGCGCTTTTTGAGCACCTGATCTTTTTTCAAAAAGGCGCCCGTTACAACCGCACCGATCACTCCCTGAGCCTGAACCGCCTGGTCAATATCGGCACTTTCCGTTTTGTAAAAGCCGAGTTTAACCCGGTGGATTCCGTTCCGGGGAACGACCAACTGGACCTGAACTTTCTGCTAACCTCTTCCAAAAAAAATGCGCTCTCCCTTTCTTTGACCGGCACCAGTAAGTCGAACAACTTTGTGGGGTCCGAAGTAAAAATAACACATACAAATAAAAATCTTTTTCACGGCGCCGAACAGCTCAACCTCAGCCTGTCTGGCGGGTTTGAAAAACAGTTCAGCGGGCAGCCCTCGGGCTCTGCTTCCTATTCCCTGGGCGCACAGGCCCGGCTAACAGTTCCCCGTTTTGTATTTTTTAATGCCGGCACGCACAACGCTTATGTGCCCAAAACCCATTTCACCATCGGGAGCCAGCTACTCAACCGGAGTAATTATTATACCCTGCTTTCCGGTCAGGGAGAGATCGGTTATATCTGGAAGGGCAATGAATTCAATGAGCACACACTGAATCCTATTTCCATCAGCTATATACGAACCGCCAATACAACAGATAGTTTCCACCGTATGCTGGAGCAGGTGCCTTCCTTACGGAATAATTTTGAGAACCAGTTTATCATAGGCAGTAATTATACGTTCACCTACACCAATCAAATGCAGACGGCACGAAGGAACAATTTCCTGTTTACCGGAACCGCTGAAACGGCCGGCAATCTTATTAACGCCTTTCTTAAGAAAGATTCTGATGGGGTAAAAAGATTATTCAATACCGCTACCAACCAGTTTATACGCTTAGAAGCGGATTTCAGGGATTATTATAAAATAAATAAGGGGCTCATCTGGGCCAACCGGGTGAATATCGGGTATGGAATCCCTTATGGCAACAGCAGTTCGCTTCCTTATGTTCGGCAATTCTTTGCCGGGGGAAGTAATGATATCAGGGCTTTCCGCTCCCGTTCCCTGGGGCCGGGCACCTTTAATATAAACGCCAATGGCCTTAATCTTTTTGCAGACCAGGGAGGTGATATTAAGGTAATGCTGAATACGGAGCTAAGAGCAAAACTATTCAGTGTTATACAGGGCGCTGCTTTTATCGATGCAGGAAATATCTGGCTGGCAAAAGAGGATACGAGCCGGCCGGGTGGACAATTTCGCTTTTCCAATGTTTTCAGCCAGATGGCGGTGGGTGGTGGTTTGGGCTTAAGGGTAGATGCAAAAATATTTATTGTGCGTTTCGACCTCGCCACCCCTTTTCGCAAGCCTTACCTTCCCGCCGGCCAACGATGGGTATTTGATCAGATAAATTTCGGCGATTCAAAATGGCGGAAGCAAAACCTCATCTTCAATATTGGTATTGGTTATCCGTTCTAA
- a CDS encoding translocation/assembly module TamB domain-containing protein, with protein sequence MNKTVKKGLRITLRVIISIMVLVVLLVLSLNLPFVQDFIKGKVINYLKKKTNTEISLERIRIGFPKDLELNKFYIADQKKDTLLYAGKLGVNLDMIALLSNRVEISSIELDTVRAYVRRLNPDTVFNYQFLVDSLLSDQKKTKEEEKKDTTAALKFKLDKITFRDIRINFKDDVAGNDAGLSLGHLNARVKTFDPDQMLYTLADLSISNSDLHYYQNKPLTVLQQHIDSNIQKTEGKKSGQLPLIEFGNLALNKVNLVYNDGLSDTRALLGLNEFTLKDLLIDLTHGRYQSSDALLHNSIVNFAYRPTPANQQAVKAAADSTSDNAFSLYLNKIILANNTIKYDDLSAKPTPGHVDFNHLNITGLGLTGNTIAIDSAGIKATIAAGKLKDSSGFTINDLKGAIAYTDQQIKVDGLMLKTPFTQIDNNSLLTYTSKDDLTKHPEKVKMDIAFRNTIIGLQDLYYLSPMIPADKRSQRISLAAAFSGYLNNLTIDKLQAAGLQNTAIDVAGHIRGLPDVNKSIFNLNIKKLQTSKTDLRAFVPKSALPTSIELPGTIAAAGNFNGSMANFTTALNIKTDMGNAKVQAALSGPKDRERYRANLQLSEFNLGRLLKQQDQLGRVSLLATVNGQSLNPKKINAKIDGTIAHAQYNKYDYRDIKLNGSYTPNNLVLNAASADTNAHFTLDTKIGLAGKSPSIKGTVDLKRLDLQKLNFYKEELKLSGLATVDFSSADPDNLNGTALLNSVQIGTNGKVYNVDTLNLIAAATKDHHHLSLYSDFLTAELDGNYQLTQIGQAFINQINKYYQFAPTKRIAPQRMQFQVALIKPALIQQFVPSLTTLSPVNLNGLINTQADSLLLNADIPHMVYDSFDVKNISLNINNKDSATLNYALNIKSVESPSVSFYHSEISGNAAHNMLAVNLFLRDSKEQDKYMVGGNFKAQDQTYQFSLDPHKLLLNYDPWTVAPDNRIQYGKAGVSIHNFTISNKGQSLAVNSLSDQPNAPVNIRFSNFMLETLTRYAEQDTSLVGGKLNGTIDIKDIASNPKFESDLRIENLRYEKDELGNAQINVDNNTENAFKTNIALTGIHDIKISGFYYTKPNSALDLNVAVNRIDLKHIESLSGGQVRDGRGMLTGALTIKGPLSKPSLLGALTFKDAGLNITQLNSYYQLKNETINFTPSGLSFKNFTIRDSANQPLTINGTINTSNYSNPGFNLSIRANNFRVMNSTEADNELFYGKVYVNINARITGDLNKPTANLQAKINKGTKFTFVIPEDDPTVAAQEGVVVFVDKNAPPFNGRDSINVDSLTRSPLKGMNISGDLSVDKEAEITIVVDPQNGDALKVKGDAALSLQMDPSGRTTLTGRYEITDGSYNLTVGGLAKREFKIQQGSSIQWTGAPTEANTDITAMYEVNTSAMDLIADQLGEMDNSMRTMYKQKLPFYVYLNMSGELLKPKISFRIDMPENERNAFNGTVYTRLQQVNSSESELNKQVFALLALNRFISDNPFESLAGSASPEMIARQSASKLLTQQLNNLAASLIKGVDINFDLNSQQDYTTGSAQTKTDLNVAFTKRLLNDRLSVTIGNNFNLEGTSQNQGASQLASNVNIEYLLSRDGRYRLRAYRRNQTEGIIEGQIIETGVGFMIVVEYNKFREVFNSFKKRGNRYNADANLNPSRKRQNKTDD encoded by the coding sequence TTGAACAAAACAGTAAAAAAAGGACTCAGAATAACGCTACGGGTAATCATAAGTATTATGGTGCTCGTTGTGCTGTTGGTGCTATCTCTCAATTTACCGTTCGTACAGGATTTCATTAAAGGTAAGGTGATCAATTATCTTAAAAAGAAAACGAACACGGAGATCAGCCTGGAGCGGATCCGCATCGGCTTCCCGAAAGATCTGGAGCTTAATAAATTTTATATAGCCGATCAGAAAAAAGACACCTTGCTGTATGCGGGGAAACTGGGCGTAAACCTTGATATGATCGCCCTCCTTTCTAATCGGGTGGAGATAAGCTCCATCGAACTTGATACGGTGCGGGCGTATGTGCGCCGGTTAAATCCAGATACGGTTTTCAACTACCAGTTCCTTGTGGATTCATTATTATCGGACCAGAAAAAAACGAAGGAAGAAGAAAAAAAAGACACTACGGCCGCATTAAAATTCAAACTGGACAAAATTACTTTCCGCGACATTCGGATCAATTTTAAAGATGATGTAGCCGGCAATGATGCGGGGCTTTCCCTTGGCCATTTGAACGCCAGGGTAAAAACTTTTGACCCGGACCAGATGCTTTACACCTTAGCCGATCTGAGCATCAGCAATTCCGACCTGCATTATTACCAAAACAAACCGCTAACGGTATTGCAACAGCATATTGATTCCAACATACAAAAAACAGAGGGAAAAAAGAGTGGTCAATTGCCGCTGATCGAATTCGGTAACCTGGCGCTCAATAAAGTAAACCTTGTTTATAACGACGGACTTTCAGATACCCGTGCCTTGTTAGGTTTGAATGAGTTTACTTTAAAAGACTTGTTGATCGATCTTACCCATGGACGGTACCAGTCTTCCGATGCGTTGCTGCACAATTCGATCGTCAACTTTGCCTACCGCCCTACCCCGGCCAATCAGCAAGCGGTGAAGGCCGCTGCCGACAGCACCAGCGACAATGCCTTCAGTCTGTATTTAAATAAAATTATCCTGGCGAATAATACGATAAAGTACGACGATCTTTCGGCAAAACCTACGCCCGGGCATGTAGATTTCAATCACCTCAATATAACAGGCCTGGGATTAACCGGTAATACAATAGCTATCGACAGTGCAGGCATAAAAGCAACCATCGCCGCGGGTAAACTTAAAGATAGCAGTGGTTTTACAATCAACGATCTCAAAGGAGCTATAGCCTACACGGACCAGCAAATAAAAGTCGATGGTCTGATGCTGAAAACTCCTTTCACGCAAATTGATAATAACAGTCTGCTCACTTACACTTCAAAGGATGACCTTACCAAACATCCGGAAAAGGTAAAGATGGATATAGCTTTCCGTAACACCATCATTGGCCTGCAGGATCTTTATTATTTATCACCCATGATCCCGGCAGATAAAAGAAGCCAGCGCATCAGCCTGGCAGCGGCTTTTAGCGGTTATCTCAATAATTTAACGATTGATAAACTGCAGGCAGCGGGTTTGCAAAACACCGCTATTGATGTTGCGGGACATATCAGGGGCCTGCCCGACGTGAACAAAAGCATTTTTAACCTGAACATAAAAAAATTACAAACTTCAAAAACAGACTTGCGGGCATTCGTTCCAAAATCCGCTTTGCCAACATCTATTGAGCTGCCCGGTACTATTGCGGCAGCCGGGAACTTCAATGGGAGCATGGCGAATTTTACCACCGCCCTGAACATCAAAACCGATATGGGCAATGCAAAAGTACAGGCGGCGCTGAGTGGTCCTAAAGACCGCGAGCGCTACCGCGCGAACCTGCAGCTTTCGGAGTTTAACCTCGGGCGTTTATTAAAACAACAGGATCAGTTGGGCCGGGTATCTTTATTGGCCACTGTTAACGGGCAAAGCCTGAACCCCAAAAAAATAAATGCAAAAATAGACGGCACCATTGCTCATGCACAATACAACAAATATGATTACCGCGACATTAAACTCAATGGCTCCTATACACCCAACAACCTGGTCTTAAACGCAGCCAGTGCCGATACCAATGCGCATTTTACGCTGGATACTAAAATAGGATTGGCGGGAAAGTCGCCCTCCATTAAAGGCACCGTGGATCTGAAACGCCTGGATCTTCAAAAGCTGAATTTTTATAAAGAGGAACTAAAGCTTAGCGGGCTGGCAACGGTAGATTTCAGTTCCGCCGACCCCGACAACCTGAATGGAACAGCCCTATTAAATAGCGTACAGATCGGAACGAATGGCAAAGTGTACAATGTAGATACCTTAAATCTTATTGCCGCTGCAACAAAAGACCATCATCATCTGTCGCTGTATTCCGATTTTCTTACAGCAGAACTGGATGGCAATTACCAGCTCACCCAGATCGGACAGGCATTTATTAACCAGATCAATAAATACTATCAGTTTGCACCCACAAAAAGGATCGCACCGCAGCGGATGCAGTTCCAGGTGGCCCTTATAAAGCCCGCATTGATCCAACAGTTTGTGCCTTCATTGACCACCTTATCCCCGGTTAATTTGAATGGATTGATCAACACACAGGCCGATAGTCTTTTGTTAAATGCCGATATACCGCATATGGTTTATGACAGTTTTGACGTAAAGAATATCAGCCTCAATATTAATAATAAAGATTCCGCCACCCTTAATTATGCGTTAAACATTAAAAGCGTGGAAAGCCCTTCCGTCAGCTTTTATCATTCCGAGATAAGTGGTAACGCAGCACATAATATGCTTGCCGTGAACCTGTTTTTAAGAGACAGCAAAGAGCAGGACAAATATATGGTCGGCGGCAATTTTAAGGCCCAGGATCAGACCTACCAATTCAGTCTTGATCCGCATAAGTTACTATTGAATTATGACCCGTGGACGGTGGCCCCGGACAACCGCATCCAATATGGCAAGGCGGGCGTTTCCATTCACAATTTCACTATCAGCAATAAGGGTCAGTCGCTTGCCGTCAATAGTTTATCAGACCAGCCTAATGCGCCGGTCAACATCCGGTTTTCCAATTTCATGCTGGAAACCTTAACAAGGTATGCAGAACAGGACACTTCACTCGTTGGCGGAAAGCTGAACGGCACTATTGACATAAAAGATATTGCCTCCAATCCAAAATTCGAATCGGACCTGAGGATCGAAAACCTGCGGTATGAAAAAGACGAGCTGGGCAACGCACAGATAAATGTTGACAACAACACCGAGAATGCTTTTAAAACAAACATTGCACTTACCGGAATCCATGACATTAAAATAAGCGGGTTTTATTACACCAAGCCCAATAGCGCACTGGATCTGAATGTGGCGGTAAACAGGATCGACCTGAAACATATTGAGAGCTTGTCGGGCGGCCAGGTCAGGGATGGCAGGGGTATGCTGACAGGAGCCCTTACCATAAAAGGGCCTTTGAGTAAGCCCTCCCTGCTGGGCGCGCTTACCTTTAAAGATGCAGGGCTAAACATTACGCAGCTCAACAGCTATTATCAGCTAAAAAACGAAACAATCAACTTTACTCCATCAGGTTTATCTTTTAAAAATTTCACGATCCGCGATTCAGCCAACCAGCCGCTGACCATTAATGGCACTATCAACACTTCTAATTATTCCAACCCCGGGTTTAATCTTTCCATCCGGGCCAACAATTTCAGGGTAATGAATTCCACAGAAGCGGACAATGAACTTTTTTACGGAAAAGTATATGTGAATATCAACGCCCGCATCACCGGTGATCTGAATAAACCAACGGCCAATCTGCAAGCCAAAATTAACAAAGGGACCAAATTCACTTTTGTAATTCCTGAAGACGACCCCACTGTTGCAGCGCAGGAAGGAGTGGTTGTTTTTGTAGATAAAAATGCACCGCCTTTTAACGGGCGTGATTCCATTAATGTGGATAGCCTGACCCGTTCGCCATTAAAAGGGATGAATATTTCCGGCGATCTTTCCGTTGACAAAGAAGCGGAGATCACCATCGTGGTTGATCCGCAAAACGGTGATGCATTAAAGGTAAAAGGCGATGCGGCATTAAGTTTGCAGATGGACCCCAGTGGCCGCACGACGCTTACCGGTAGATATGAGATCACCGACGGGAGTTATAACCTGACCGTAGGCGGCCTGGCAAAACGCGAATTTAAGATCCAGCAGGGAAGCAGTATACAATGGACGGGTGCGCCCACCGAAGCCAATACGGACATTACCGCGATGTATGAAGTAAACACTTCGGCCATGGATCTGATAGCCGACCAGTTGGGCGAAATGGATAACAGTATGCGAACGATGTACAAACAGAAACTCCCCTTCTATGTATATCTGAATATGAGCGGGGAACTGCTCAAGCCCAAAATAAGCTTCCGGATCGATATGCCGGAGAACGAACGGAACGCTTTCAACGGGACGGTATATACCCGCCTGCAACAGGTGAACAGCAGCGAAAGCGAGCTCAACAAACAGGTCTTTGCCTTACTGGCCCTGAACCGGTTTATCTCCGACAACCCGTTTGAAAGCCTGGCCGGTAGCGCCTCTCCGGAAATGATCGCCCGCCAGAGCGCCAGTAAATTATTAACCCAACAATTAAACAACCTGGCGGCCAGCCTCATTAAAGGTGTCGACATCAACTTCGATCTTAACTCTCAACAGGACTATACCACCGGCAGCGCGCAAACAAAAACAGATCTGAATGTAGCCTTCACTAAGCGGCTGCTGAATGACCGGCTGAGTGTAACCATCGGGAATAATTTTAATTTGGAAGGCACCAGTCAGAACCAGGGCGCCTCACAACTGGCCAGCAATGTAAATATAGAATACCTGCTTTCCAGGGACGGCAGGTATCGCCTCAGGGCTTACCGGCGCAACCAGACAGAAGGGATCATTGAAGGACAAATCATTGAAACCGGTGTCGGGTTTATGATCGTGGTAGAATACAATAAATTCCGCGAAGTGTTTAATAGCTTCAAAAAAAGAGGCAATCGCTATAATGCGGACGCCAATCTAAACCCATCCCGTAAGCGGCAAAACAAAACAGATGATTAA
- a CDS encoding alpha-L-fucosidase, which translates to MKRKIGFSFLLLCVTFFSSRAQVALTPEQRVQWFSDARFGMFIHWGLYSAAEGIWKGERLRNGNNYAEWIRYRNRISKEDYGTLANRFQWDKINPEAWVLLAKNAGMKYIIITAKHHDGVAIWNSKASDYNLSKLGHTNRDVIKELAAACKKHGMKLGFYYSHWLDWEHPYGWDHNKAITGPVTDAQYNQYWQEKVMPQLRELLTNYGDIAVLWFDMWLNYKNTIVKKEQLEQVIKLVRALQPGCLINSRLGLPSDTPGIDFETLGDNQFGAVYKEHPWETAGTIAHSWGYNALENQWKSTSQLLQSLIGNVSLNGDFTLNIGPRADGSVPYEGINRLNDMGKWLKKNGESIYGCTGLNLRPGQHDWGRITTKMNGTKQMVYLQVYNWPLDQVLRLTGILSKPEKAELLTDAGRKPLPFTQNGPLTHIQLPDKAGDNFVSTIVLQYALPLKLDEEVAAESSFGGCSLNSENLWENAPQYKQVKYDGLKPTHRVINKPGRIAWEFYAPEAGVYSVDLSYHNASQEKVAVTVNVSNQDLVKELGPTGKVVVEPNDSNTDEFAEERIGTISIPQKGFYQVVLKADPKAGQSLLFNRIWIIKK; encoded by the coding sequence ATGAAACGAAAGATTGGCTTTTCCTTTTTGCTGTTATGTGTTACATTTTTTTCTTCGCGCGCTCAGGTTGCCTTAACGCCAGAACAAAGGGTTCAATGGTTTTCTGATGCGCGTTTTGGAATGTTTATTCATTGGGGGCTTTACAGCGCTGCCGAAGGAATATGGAAAGGTGAACGCTTACGTAACGGCAACAACTATGCCGAATGGATCCGTTACCGCAACCGTATCTCAAAGGAAGACTACGGAACGCTGGCGAACCGGTTCCAATGGGATAAAATTAACCCCGAAGCATGGGTATTGCTTGCGAAAAATGCAGGCATGAAATATATTATTATCACCGCCAAGCACCATGATGGCGTTGCCATCTGGAATTCCAAGGCCAGCGATTATAACCTTAGCAAACTAGGCCATACCAACCGGGATGTGATAAAAGAGCTGGCAGCAGCCTGTAAGAAACACGGCATGAAACTGGGTTTTTATTATTCGCATTGGCTGGATTGGGAACATCCTTACGGATGGGATCATAACAAAGCTATAACCGGCCCGGTTACCGATGCACAGTACAATCAATACTGGCAGGAGAAAGTGATGCCGCAGTTGCGGGAGTTGCTAACCAACTATGGCGATATTGCGGTGCTTTGGTTTGATATGTGGTTGAATTATAAGAATACGATCGTTAAAAAAGAGCAACTGGAACAAGTGATAAAACTGGTGCGGGCGTTGCAGCCCGGCTGCCTGATCAATTCGCGCCTGGGATTGCCTTCGGATACACCCGGCATTGATTTTGAAACATTGGGCGATAATCAGTTTGGTGCGGTGTATAAAGAGCATCCCTGGGAAACAGCGGGCACCATTGCGCATAGCTGGGGCTATAATGCTTTGGAGAACCAATGGAAATCGACCAGCCAGTTATTACAATCGCTGATCGGGAATGTAAGTCTGAATGGCGATTTTACCCTGAACATCGGTCCGCGCGCAGACGGTTCGGTTCCCTATGAAGGGATCAACCGGTTAAATGATATGGGTAAATGGCTGAAAAAAAACGGGGAGTCAATATATGGATGCACCGGGCTGAACCTGAGACCGGGTCAGCATGACTGGGGGCGCATTACCACAAAAATGAATGGTACGAAACAGATGGTGTACCTGCAGGTGTATAACTGGCCGCTGGATCAGGTATTGAGACTTACAGGCATTTTATCGAAGCCAGAGAAAGCGGAACTGCTGACCGATGCGGGGAGAAAGCCCTTGCCCTTCACACAGAATGGTCCGCTAACGCATATTCAGTTGCCTGATAAAGCCGGGGATAACTTTGTATCTACTATAGTATTGCAATATGCGCTGCCCCTGAAACTGGATGAAGAAGTGGCAGCAGAATCCAGCTTCGGTGGATGCTCCTTAAATAGCGAAAACCTATGGGAGAATGCGCCTCAATATAAACAGGTAAAATATGATGGCTTAAAGCCCACCCATCGCGTTATCAACAAACCCGGCCGTATTGCCTGGGAATTTTATGCACCCGAAGCAGGCGTTTATAGTGTGGACCTGTCTTATCATAATGCTTCTCAGGAAAAGGTCGCCGTTACAGTAAATGTAAGTAACCAGGATCTTGTGAAGGAATTAGGGCCAACCGGGAAAGTGGTTGTAGAACCGAACGACAGTAATACCGATGAATTTGCAGAGGAGCGTATCGGGACGATTTCTATTCCTCAAAAAGGATTTTACCA